Genomic segment of Buchnera aphidicola (Aphis fabae):
ATTATTTTCTAAAAAAAATCCATTTTTTTTAAAACCAAAATCTTTAGTATTATTTTCAACTTTAGAAAGTATTACTTTACCTAATAATTTAGTCGGTTGGTTAGATGGTAGATCTTCTTTGGCAAGACTAGGTTTAATGATTCATGTAACATCTCATAGAATTGATCCGGGTTGGAATGGTAATATAGTTTTAGAAATTTTCAATGCTGGTAATTTAACACTAGTATTAACCCCGAAAATTAAAATTGCGGCATTAAGTTTTGAACTACTTTCTAAATCAGTTATTCGTCCTTATAGTGCTCGTTGTGAATCCAAATATAAAATCCAAAATGGAGTAGTTCCTAGTCGTATTTATAAAGAAAAAGTATTTTAAACTTATAATTA
This window contains:
- the dcd gene encoding dCTP deaminase is translated as MRLCDQDIEEWLAQKKLIITPHPQKELINGITVDIHLGNKFRIFYDHTISCINLSSSQEKISKNLKKVMSNEKLFSKKNPFFLKPKSLVLFSTLESITLPNNLVGWLDGRSSLARLGLMIHVTSHRIDPGWNGNIVLEIFNAGNLTLVLTPKIKIAALSFELLSKSVIRPYSARCESKYKIQNGVVPSRIYKEKVF